In a genomic window of Nocardiopsis mwathae:
- a CDS encoding endonuclease domain-containing protein, with product MGGRMAPDRIVAAPPSYAPAARNPIPGAVPRGLDALPEHRRLLLVWRYALTFDQAGLDAWVRESSVYACPVRSGGSVAPRAIAGDDGRFHLWDEGRMVCGHRPVRARQDAPWKHEQHICWWTDGTCYRVHPPPGSEGRRRSLAWKVRPVGEPVDAALVPPQRRCPARCLVVWPMWLGGAGARGRARRALAEEFGPGCAACGGPGEFVDHDPFTGLVRGLLCCHCNAWIDECPHVAGCVWAGYLDHPPAVRLGLVYPDMGKCYAKTVERAQRAGWDPGLFAAVRARRLDAPCGG from the coding sequence ATGGGCGGCCGGATGGCCCCCGACCGCATCGTGGCCGCGCCGCCCTCCTATGCGCCGGCCGCCCGGAATCCGATCCCTGGCGCGGTGCCGCGCGGGCTCGATGCTCTCCCCGAGCACCGGCGGCTTCTGCTGGTGTGGCGATACGCGCTCACCTTCGATCAGGCCGGGCTGGACGCGTGGGTGCGGGAGTCGTCGGTCTACGCCTGCCCGGTCCGCAGTGGGGGCAGTGTTGCCCCGCGCGCTATTGCGGGCGACGATGGCCGTTTCCACCTGTGGGATGAGGGGCGCATGGTGTGCGGGCACCGGCCCGTGCGCGCCCGCCAGGATGCCCCTTGGAAACACGAACAGCACATCTGCTGGTGGACGGACGGTACCTGCTACCGCGTCCATCCTCCGCCTGGGAGCGAGGGCCGTAGACGCAGCCTTGCCTGGAAGGTCCGTCCGGTGGGTGAGCCGGTCGACGCCGCCCTGGTGCCGCCACAGCGGCGGTGCCCCGCCCGATGCCTTGTTGTGTGGCCCATGTGGCTGGGTGGCGCCGGTGCACGGGGGAGAGCCCGGCGGGCGCTGGCGGAGGAGTTCGGGCCGGGGTGCGCGGCGTGCGGCGGGCCGGGGGAATTCGTCGACCACGACCCGTTCACCGGGCTCGTCCGGGGGCTGCTGTGCTGTCACTGCAACGCCTGGATTGACGAGTGCCCGCACGTCGCGGGGTGCGTGTGGGCGGGCTACCTGGATCATCCTCCGGCGGTGCGGTTGGGGCTGGTCTACCCGGACATGGGCAAGTGTTATGCGAAGACGGTGGAGCGGGCGCAGCGGGCGGGGTGGGACCCTGGGCTGTTCGCCGCCGTGCGTGCGCGGCGCTTGGATGCGCCTTGTGGCGGCTAG
- a CDS encoding GNAT family N-acetyltransferase gives MIMRKVTHERILPGCVRVKRVIFWRCATIMSNLNTRAKQGHHMDEPVIVYPGNPLSLAVSRKEMIPVYHRWISDSETIRGFGNRFPPTLDRYEMRWDHPQRDTHSFELVTADSTPVGMVRFDNDDVVRTAEYHLIIAPEARGNGYAAMATRLALDYAFGVAGRQCVWLQALEPNASAISAYEKAGFKRAGVIRRGGYWGHRPCDLIYMDALPND, from the coding sequence ATGATCATGCGAAAGGTCACCCATGAGCGGATTCTTCCCGGATGTGTCAGGGTGAAACGGGTCATTTTTTGGCGCTGTGCTACCATCATGAGTAACTTGAATACTCGCGCGAAACAGGGGCACCATATGGACGAACCCGTTATCGTATACCCGGGAAACCCTCTGAGTCTTGCCGTGTCGCGTAAGGAAATGATCCCCGTCTACCACAGGTGGATATCCGACAGCGAGACCATTCGGGGTTTCGGGAACCGGTTCCCCCCTACACTTGACCGCTACGAGATGCGATGGGACCACCCTCAGCGGGACACCCATTCTTTTGAGCTGGTCACCGCCGATTCAACGCCTGTCGGTATGGTGAGGTTCGATAATGACGACGTTGTGAGGACGGCCGAGTACCACCTGATCATTGCTCCAGAAGCCCGGGGGAATGGGTATGCCGCAATGGCGACTCGGCTGGCCCTTGATTACGCGTTCGGGGTCGCAGGTCGGCAATGCGTCTGGCTTCAGGCTTTGGAGCCCAATGCCAGTGCTATTAGCGCTTACGAGAAGGCTGGATTTAAGAGGGCTGGGGTGATCAGGCGCGGGGGGTATTGGGGCCACCGCCCGTGCGACCTCATCTACATGGACGCGCTCCCCAACGACTGA
- a CDS encoding helix-turn-helix domain-containing protein yields MDDTISIGPRLRKLRTDHGMTQAQLARRSGVSVELISKLERGSRKTAKLTSLTKIARGLDEDLSVLVGKSNRVQRVGEAGVLAVRDAVSDPALLPGMDEEDGEPSDPGELWRQVERAYGAYFAGHFGALACALPNLLAECRVTRHALGPGPVAAAYAHAYQLAACLMIHTGKDDASLLASERGIQAATEGDDEYRLATLYGTYTWILLRMGRHHQAESLAVRTAESIEPSWSTTDRRQLTAWGGQLLHAAVVAGAAERHDDAQQYLARARAGAELMGEDRHDYWVSFGPTSVAMQEAHVWTAADQPGKALEASARVDPRALFPISYARHSLNEAAALERRRSVDEAIAVADRAYSISPEWFRHQRVANSVVADLAARKTQLPEALRRMAEAVSEGQGMQGSE; encoded by the coding sequence ATGGACGACACTATCAGCATCGGCCCCCGCCTCCGGAAGCTTCGCACCGACCACGGCATGACCCAAGCCCAGCTCGCGCGCCGCTCCGGGGTCTCCGTGGAACTCATCTCCAAGCTGGAACGCGGCTCGCGCAAGACCGCGAAGCTCACCAGCCTCACCAAGATCGCCCGCGGCCTCGACGAAGACCTGTCCGTGCTCGTCGGCAAGTCCAACCGGGTGCAGCGTGTCGGCGAGGCCGGGGTGCTCGCGGTGCGCGATGCGGTCAGCGACCCCGCGCTGCTGCCCGGCATGGACGAGGAGGACGGGGAGCCCAGCGACCCGGGCGAGCTGTGGCGCCAGGTCGAGCGCGCCTACGGGGCGTATTTCGCCGGGCATTTCGGTGCGCTCGCCTGCGCGCTGCCGAACCTGCTGGCCGAGTGCCGGGTCACCCGCCACGCACTGGGGCCGGGCCCGGTGGCGGCCGCCTACGCCCACGCCTACCAGCTCGCCGCGTGCCTGATGATCCACACCGGCAAGGATGATGCGTCCCTCCTGGCTTCGGAGCGCGGGATCCAGGCCGCCACCGAGGGCGACGACGAATACCGGCTGGCGACCCTGTACGGCACCTACACCTGGATCCTGCTGCGGATGGGGCGCCACCACCAGGCCGAGTCTTTGGCGGTGCGCACTGCGGAGTCGATCGAGCCGTCGTGGTCGACCACCGACCGCCGCCAGCTCACGGCGTGGGGCGGGCAGCTGCTGCACGCGGCGGTGGTGGCCGGGGCAGCGGAGCGGCACGACGACGCCCAGCAGTATCTGGCGCGGGCTCGGGCGGGCGCGGAGCTGATGGGTGAGGACCGCCACGACTACTGGGTCAGTTTCGGGCCGACCAGTGTGGCGATGCAGGAAGCGCACGTGTGGACGGCCGCCGACCAGCCCGGCAAGGCGCTGGAGGCGTCCGCGCGGGTGGACCCCCGGGCGCTCTTCCCGATCAGCTACGCCCGACACTCGCTGAACGAGGCGGCGGCGCTGGAGCGGCGGCGGAGCGTGGATGAGGCGATCGCGGTCGCCGACCGGGCTTACAGCATCAGTCCGGAGTGGTTCCGGCACCAGCGCGTCGCCAACTCCGTCGTCGCTGACTTGGCGGCGCGCAAGACACAGCTGCCCGAGGCGCTGCGGCGCATGGCCGAGGCGGTGTCGGAGGGGCAGGGCATGCAGGGCAGCGAATAG
- a CDS encoding methyltransferase domain-containing protein, which translates to MATPLLEPHQVPPAWSEAFERVPRVAFIPDQVWDGQRRPVDRATNPARWAELANADAPVITQLDDGTGSGDGYVSSSASKPSIVVMMLDALNAEEGHRVLEVGTGTGWNASLLCARLGEENVTTIEVDPDLAETARERIAAAGFHPQVVAGDGMAGWPEGAPYDRVISTAAVQQVPHTWVAQAQPGGRIVTPWGTAFHNGTLLRLDVGPDGSAQGRFGGDAGFMWVRAQRTPHGAVEDRVLPGHDFVESVTDLHPYEPVADFDASFAVGLRVPRMLSTVVHDGEVSDGRFTVYLMDPESGSWASWRITPETVREYRVRQHGPRSLFDELAAAYAWWLKAGRPEHDRFGLTVTAEGQQVWLDNPDRPLTHAAPG; encoded by the coding sequence GTGGCCACCCCCCTCCTCGAACCGCACCAGGTGCCCCCAGCGTGGAGCGAAGCGTTCGAGCGGGTGCCGCGCGTCGCGTTCATCCCCGACCAGGTGTGGGATGGGCAGCGCCGCCCTGTCGACCGGGCGACCAACCCTGCCCGGTGGGCTGAACTCGCCAACGCCGACGCCCCCGTCATCACCCAGCTCGACGACGGCACCGGATCGGGGGACGGCTATGTGTCCTCCTCGGCGTCCAAACCGTCGATCGTCGTGATGATGCTGGACGCTCTGAATGCCGAGGAGGGGCACCGGGTCCTGGAGGTCGGCACTGGCACGGGGTGGAACGCGTCGCTGCTGTGCGCCCGCCTGGGCGAGGAGAACGTCACCACCATAGAAGTCGACCCTGACCTGGCCGAGACCGCGCGCGAGCGCATCGCTGCGGCCGGGTTCCACCCGCAGGTGGTCGCCGGTGACGGGATGGCCGGATGGCCCGAGGGCGCACCCTACGACAGGGTGATCTCCACGGCCGCAGTGCAGCAGGTGCCCCACACGTGGGTGGCCCAGGCCCAGCCCGGAGGGCGAATCGTCACCCCATGGGGGACAGCGTTCCACAACGGGACGCTGCTGCGGCTCGACGTCGGGCCGGACGGGTCCGCGCAGGGCCGCTTCGGCGGCGACGCCGGGTTCATGTGGGTCCGCGCGCAGCGCACCCCGCACGGTGCGGTGGAGGACCGGGTGCTGCCCGGCCACGACTTCGTCGAGTCCGTCACCGACCTGCACCCCTATGAGCCGGTCGCGGACTTCGACGCGTCGTTCGCGGTCGGCCTGCGGGTGCCAAGGATGCTGTCCACCGTGGTGCACGACGGTGAGGTCTCCGATGGCCGGTTCACTGTTTACCTGATGGATCCCGAATCGGGGTCGTGGGCGTCCTGGCGGATCACCCCGGAGACGGTCCGGGAGTACCGTGTGCGCCAGCACGGGCCGCGGTCGCTGTTCGACGAGCTGGCGGCCGCCTATGCGTGGTGGCTCAAGGCGGGCCGCCCTGAACACGACCGGTTCGGCCTGACCGTCACCGCCGAGGGCCAGCAGGTATGGCTCGACAACCCCGACCGCCCGCTCACCCACGCGGCGCCCGGATAG
- a CDS encoding exonuclease domain-containing protein translates to MTPTPWFTRRLSGFDLETTGTDPFSDRIVTAAVLDIDGAGGRETATRTWLLNPGVSIPDEAAAVHGVTTLQAREGGQDAAQGVAEIARALLGLADDGATTIAMNASYDLTLLASELHRHGHPGLAGQIEQLRPVVDPKILDKQADRYRKGSRKLVDVARHYKVELSEQDAHGAEADALAAVRVAYRIGARHAWIGQLTPDRLHDLQVDWAEEQARSLKAHWEKHDDPRAGTVNFGWPILTEPAADQP, encoded by the coding sequence ATGACCCCCACCCCCTGGTTCACCCGCCGCCTGTCCGGGTTCGACCTGGAAACCACCGGAACCGACCCGTTCTCGGACCGGATCGTCACCGCGGCCGTCCTCGACATCGACGGCGCCGGCGGCAGGGAAACCGCGACCCGCACGTGGTTGCTCAACCCCGGGGTGTCCATCCCGGATGAAGCTGCCGCGGTGCACGGGGTGACGACACTCCAGGCCCGGGAAGGCGGGCAGGACGCCGCACAGGGGGTCGCGGAGATCGCCCGCGCCCTCCTGGGCCTGGCCGACGATGGCGCCACCACGATCGCCATGAACGCCTCCTATGACCTGACCCTCCTCGCCTCCGAGCTGCACCGGCACGGCCACCCCGGCCTCGCCGGGCAGATCGAGCAACTACGCCCGGTGGTCGACCCGAAGATCCTCGACAAGCAGGCGGACCGGTACCGGAAGGGCTCCCGCAAGCTTGTCGATGTCGCCCGGCACTACAAAGTGGAGCTGTCCGAACAGGACGCACACGGGGCTGAGGCCGACGCCCTGGCCGCGGTCCGCGTCGCCTACCGGATCGGCGCACGCCACGCGTGGATCGGACAGCTCACACCGGACCGGCTCCATGACCTGCAAGTGGACTGGGCCGAGGAGCAAGCGCGCAGCCTCAAAGCCCACTGGGAGAAGCACGACGACCCCCGCGCCGGAACCGTCAACTTCGGGTGGCCCATCCTCACCGAACCGGCCGCGGACCAGCCATGA
- a CDS encoding RNA ligase family protein — MIDPRTIDLDALNSATKYPSISTYHELDKKNGGLLETATEFAGEVILTEKVDGTNSRLIIFPTGDYLIGSREELLHARGDLIANPALGIVDALRDLADRITPPDEGVRVYYLEVYGGKVTGASKQYTGQRTVGYRMFDVADVPGSLMGWDRARISAWREEGGQSFLPEDALHVVADKEQIPLTPRLGAINAADLPSGIAPMRDFLAERLPSTRVALDDGAGGRPEGIVLRSVDRSVIAKARFTDYERTLKRRDSGRKK, encoded by the coding sequence ATGATCGACCCCCGAACCATCGACCTGGACGCCCTGAACTCCGCCACGAAGTACCCGTCGATCTCCACCTACCACGAGCTCGACAAGAAGAACGGCGGCCTGCTGGAGACGGCCACCGAATTCGCAGGGGAGGTGATTCTGACGGAGAAGGTGGACGGTACGAACTCGCGCCTCATCATCTTCCCCACCGGGGATTACCTCATCGGCAGCCGCGAGGAACTTCTCCACGCCCGGGGCGACCTCATCGCGAACCCGGCACTGGGGATCGTGGACGCCCTACGGGACCTGGCCGACCGCATCACACCGCCCGACGAGGGGGTGCGCGTCTACTACCTCGAGGTGTACGGCGGGAAGGTCACCGGAGCCAGTAAGCAGTACACCGGCCAGCGCACGGTCGGGTACCGCATGTTCGACGTCGCCGATGTGCCAGGCAGCCTTATGGGCTGGGACCGTGCCCGCATCTCCGCGTGGCGCGAGGAGGGCGGGCAGTCCTTCCTACCCGAGGACGCGTTGCACGTGGTGGCTGATAAGGAGCAGATCCCCCTCACTCCGCGGCTCGGCGCCATCAACGCCGCCGACCTGCCGAGTGGCATCGCGCCGATGCGGGACTTCCTCGCCGAACGGCTCCCGTCGACCCGTGTGGCGCTGGACGACGGAGCGGGCGGCCGACCCGAGGGGATCGTGCTGCGCAGCGTCGACCGGTCGGTGATAGCGAAAGCCCGTTTCACCGACTACGAGCGGACCCTGAAGCGTCGGGACTCCGGACGCAAGAAGTAG
- a CDS encoding single-stranded DNA-binding protein: MAGETQMTLVGNLVDDPELRFTPNGAAVANFRVASTPRTFDKQSGEWRDGESLFLTCSVWRAYAENVAESLAKGMRVIVQGRLKQRSYETKDGDKRTVFEVDVEEVGPALRSATATVTKAQRQGGGQGQGYGRTGGTGAPATDQWAQAADDTPPF, from the coding sequence ATGGCGGGCGAAACCCAGATGACCCTCGTCGGCAACCTCGTCGACGACCCTGAGCTCCGCTTCACCCCCAACGGTGCGGCCGTGGCGAACTTCCGCGTCGCCTCCACTCCCCGCACCTTCGACAAGCAGTCCGGGGAGTGGCGGGACGGCGAGTCGCTGTTCCTCACCTGCTCGGTGTGGCGGGCCTACGCGGAGAACGTCGCCGAGTCCCTGGCCAAGGGCATGCGGGTGATCGTGCAGGGCCGCCTCAAGCAGCGCTCCTATGAGACCAAGGACGGCGACAAGCGCACCGTCTTCGAGGTCGATGTGGAAGAGGTCGGCCCGGCGCTGCGGTCGGCGACCGCGACCGTGACGAAGGCCCAGCGGCAGGGCGGCGGCCAGGGGCAGGGCTACGGCCGGACCGGCGGCACCGGCGCGCCCGCCACCGACCAGTGGGCGCAGGCGGCCGACGACACCCCGCCGTTCTAA
- a CDS encoding ATP-binding protein — protein sequence MTIRFDATGAIARIQRICDTLEIADPAEEPPALSPDEPGHPDYHHRQRVEHARRVLARVTPLRYRSATSDRPEVVAWVEAAVASWRSRATSEPVPVPSLLLYGPTGTGKTFAGFGALRRVAEAGLPRFGAEFASWPELLAQLRPGSGEEREQGLRRLMDAPWLLLDDLGRAKDSAWTEEILYRLVNHRYNVMLPTIITTNVPLKQFTAVFGDAPGGRLIEMTAGGRVAVTGEDRRLVR from the coding sequence GTGACAATCCGATTCGACGCCACCGGCGCTATCGCCCGCATCCAGCGGATCTGCGACACCCTCGAAATCGCCGATCCGGCAGAGGAGCCCCCAGCGCTTTCGCCGGATGAACCCGGTCACCCCGACTACCACCACCGCCAGCGCGTCGAGCACGCCCGCCGCGTTCTTGCGCGGGTCACCCCGTTGCGGTACCGATCGGCCACCTCCGACCGGCCGGAAGTTGTGGCGTGGGTGGAGGCGGCGGTGGCCTCGTGGAGGTCGCGCGCCACATCGGAGCCGGTCCCGGTTCCGTCGCTGCTGCTGTACGGGCCCACCGGCACCGGGAAGACCTTCGCCGGGTTCGGCGCGTTGCGGCGGGTGGCCGAGGCGGGGCTGCCGCGGTTCGGTGCGGAGTTCGCGTCCTGGCCGGAGCTTTTGGCCCAGTTGAGGCCTGGGAGTGGTGAGGAGCGTGAGCAGGGGTTGCGCCGGTTGATGGACGCCCCCTGGCTGCTGCTGGACGACTTGGGGCGGGCTAAGGACTCGGCGTGGACGGAGGAGATTCTGTACCGCCTTGTCAACCATCGGTACAACGTGATGCTGCCGACGATCATCACGACGAATGTTCCGTTGAAGCAGTTCACTGCTGTGTTCGGGGACGCGCCGGGCGGGCGGTTGATCGAGATGACGGCCGGGGGCCGGGTCGCGGTGACGGGCGAGGACCGGAGGTTGGTTCGGTGA
- a CDS encoding helix-turn-helix domain-containing protein, producing MPEGLRGRSTETKYARIPLWLFETGVSLQAIATYAWLHGRYGHYERTIPGYKKLAADLGVAKSTVIDHVRELKAVGALVVQPRFDGGRQTTNEYVIAFNEPFHTEGGRHSDPGGQQGDPRGRHSDPGGQHTDPRGSAHATPEEDVEEEDEEKKTETYTQTRLTPGGEPDTEPDPHQPKPPEPGSDDDPQFCAWWAQYPKKVSKGQARRAWRAAIKKASFDELMAGLENYKRSPDVDRGYVRNPATWLNGEAWADDFVSVAENEAKTRKVHQPHRNPTSFGDDPDPWADPWADGTNEGSPA from the coding sequence ATGCCCGAAGGTCTCCGCGGCCGGAGCACCGAAACCAAGTACGCCCGCATCCCCTTGTGGCTGTTCGAAACCGGCGTGTCCCTTCAAGCGATCGCCACCTACGCGTGGCTGCACGGCCGCTACGGCCACTATGAGCGCACCATCCCCGGCTACAAGAAGCTCGCGGCTGACCTCGGTGTCGCTAAGAGCACGGTGATCGACCACGTGCGGGAGCTGAAAGCGGTGGGTGCGCTGGTGGTGCAGCCCCGGTTCGATGGGGGCCGGCAGACCACCAACGAGTACGTGATCGCGTTCAATGAGCCCTTCCACACGGAGGGGGGTCGGCATAGCGACCCGGGGGGTCAGCAGGGCGACCCCAGGGGTCGGCATAGCGACCCGGGGGGTCAGCACACCGACCCCCGGGGGTCGGCACACGCGACCCCTGAAGAAGACGTAGAGGAAGAAGACGAAGAGAAGAAGACGGAGACATACACACAAACCCGGCTGACGCCGGGAGGCGAGCCCGACACGGAACCCGACCCCCACCAGCCCAAGCCGCCGGAGCCTGGTAGCGATGACGACCCCCAGTTCTGCGCCTGGTGGGCGCAGTACCCCAAGAAGGTGAGCAAGGGGCAAGCGCGCCGAGCATGGCGGGCCGCCATCAAGAAGGCCAGCTTCGACGAGCTCATGGCTGGCTTGGAGAACTACAAACGGTCGCCGGATGTTGATCGGGGCTACGTCCGCAACCCCGCGACGTGGTTGAACGGCGAGGCGTGGGCTGACGACTTCGTGTCTGTCGCGGAGAACGAGGCGAAGACACGCAAAGTCCACCAGCCCCACCGCAATCCCACCTCTTTCGGCGACGACCCCGACCCGTGGGCCGACCCCTGGGCCGACGGCACCAACGAAGGGAGCCCTGCGTGA
- a CDS encoding helix-turn-helix domain-containing protein translates to MPHPTVNRGPLDLAAFDPDALHHVRRKRGIPMRSLAERVGYSASHLYKVEEGERPISRQIYAAVIAALDLQPGALLTKEGANRAA, encoded by the coding sequence ATGCCTCACCCAACAGTCAACCGCGGCCCCCTGGACCTAGCCGCGTTCGACCCCGACGCTCTGCACCACGTCCGCCGGAAGCGCGGCATCCCCATGCGGTCACTCGCCGAGCGGGTTGGCTACAGCGCCTCGCACCTCTACAAGGTCGAGGAAGGCGAACGCCCGATCAGTCGGCAGATCTACGCCGCGGTCATCGCCGCCCTCGACCTGCAACCCGGCGCTCTGCTCACCAAGGAGGGGGCCAACCGTGCTGCTTGA
- a CDS encoding helix-turn-helix domain-containing protein → MMPTDPPPQPHHRSPEAQRLDHHLNASRERQGLSWAAFARKGGISEEALRYIRTGERKARQSSIERIERAAGWAPGGFEDALNGRTPRPAQPSDHYKIEQVAERLVFLFNNVRKDKHGNLHTPEEVSEALARTKLEVSPTDLDNIMTAAKEAPLLSNEALEGIARVFKVDKSYFTDDHVAESVRSQIRFVNRLQDEGVQQIAMRTEGLSDQSRQLIIGMLDRAREAEGLPKIENNE, encoded by the coding sequence ATGATGCCCACGGACCCACCCCCCCAGCCTCATCACCGATCACCCGAGGCACAGCGACTAGACCACCACCTGAACGCCTCCCGCGAACGCCAAGGCCTCAGCTGGGCGGCGTTCGCACGCAAAGGCGGCATCTCCGAAGAGGCCCTACGCTACATCCGCACCGGAGAACGCAAAGCCCGCCAGTCCAGCATCGAGCGGATCGAACGCGCAGCCGGATGGGCACCCGGCGGCTTCGAAGACGCATTGAACGGCCGCACCCCCCGCCCCGCCCAACCATCCGATCACTATAAAATCGAACAGGTCGCCGAACGCCTTGTCTTCCTCTTCAACAACGTCCGGAAAGACAAGCACGGGAACCTGCACACCCCCGAAGAGGTCTCAGAAGCCCTCGCGCGCACCAAACTCGAAGTCTCCCCCACCGACCTCGACAACATCATGACCGCCGCCAAGGAGGCCCCACTACTCAGCAACGAGGCCCTGGAAGGAATCGCCCGAGTCTTCAAAGTCGATAAGAGCTACTTCACAGACGACCACGTCGCAGAATCCGTGCGCTCCCAAATTCGGTTCGTCAACCGACTCCAGGACGAAGGCGTCCAACAGATCGCCATGCGAACCGAAGGACTGTCTGATCAATCAAGGCAACTCATCATCGGCATGCTCGACCGCGCACGCGAAGCAGAGGGGTTGCCGAAAATAGAAAACAACGAATAA
- a CDS encoding ImmA/IrrE family metallo-endopeptidase, whose amino-acid sequence MRTNDLILGQRCKRLIRQVTGSNSIRTIDELVQQFSERNGRSITLIPVQTPAATPCGLWISTQHEDRIYYEERTSPLHRHQIIGHELGHLAFNHQSNNQSAIDLHAAQLLMPNLDPELIRQMFGRTYFDAPQEREAEAFAAVAIKMIARNSNTPRNKDCATERFTQAVEGGF is encoded by the coding sequence TTGCGAACCAACGACCTGATCCTAGGGCAACGCTGCAAAAGACTCATCCGACAAGTCACCGGCAGCAACAGCATCCGCACCATCGATGAACTCGTCCAACAGTTCTCCGAACGAAACGGGCGCAGCATCACCCTAATCCCAGTCCAAACCCCCGCAGCAACCCCCTGCGGCCTATGGATCAGCACCCAACACGAAGACCGCATCTACTACGAAGAACGCACCTCACCACTCCACCGCCACCAGATCATCGGCCACGAACTCGGCCACCTCGCTTTCAACCACCAAAGCAACAACCAATCCGCAATCGACCTCCACGCCGCCCAGCTCCTCATGCCCAACCTCGACCCCGAACTCATCCGCCAGATGTTCGGGCGCACCTACTTCGACGCACCACAAGAACGCGAAGCCGAAGCATTCGCCGCAGTAGCAATCAAAATGATTGCCCGCAACAGCAACACCCCCCGAAATAAAGACTGCGCAACCGAACGATTCACCCAAGCAGTTGAAGGGGGATTCTGA
- a CDS encoding MAB_1171c family putative transporter — protein MPEHAHLFTIPIVLIALTHKAWQLYNNPKNPVLWALCAMIAAIGTAATIRSPAIYTAFDEAVGIPNLARLIEHLTGIIGLCAGEYFLLNLNNPETSARKAKIRYIAISPLLVIMAVAFLIEPRTIEAPSDFTEQYATAPGMGLYMACFLGIFALSMLHLIRTTHRYTKNATRPLVRLGSRLMAAGGILGLVFILNKAVSFYGLRYGFDSPINAELSRACIAIGIILVLTGVTIPAAGPRLAALYRWPQRRRAYRELHPLWLAIYNTTPAVVFTPPRQPDKNTSPGPIQAHTLLLRRIIEIRDGALALRPYLDPHIAATAETEARNHGLTGTRMLATIEAARIAAAIETARRLGPTPPPESTPDALPLANVGAEDLDADAAALAPVAQAYAHSPVVARIARQAATEATSAT, from the coding sequence ATGCCCGAGCACGCCCACCTGTTCACAATACCCATCGTGCTCATAGCGCTCACCCACAAGGCGTGGCAACTCTACAACAACCCCAAGAACCCCGTCCTATGGGCCCTCTGCGCCATGATCGCTGCCATCGGAACAGCCGCCACCATCCGATCGCCCGCGATCTACACAGCATTCGACGAAGCAGTCGGAATCCCCAACCTCGCCCGCCTCATTGAACACCTCACCGGCATCATCGGGCTATGCGCTGGAGAATACTTCCTCCTTAACCTCAACAACCCGGAAACCTCCGCAAGAAAAGCCAAAATAAGATACATCGCCATCTCACCACTCTTGGTGATCATGGCCGTCGCATTCCTCATAGAACCCCGCACAATAGAAGCCCCCTCCGACTTCACCGAACAATACGCAACCGCACCAGGCATGGGCCTCTACATGGCCTGCTTCCTCGGCATCTTCGCCCTGTCCATGCTCCACCTCATCCGCACAACCCACCGATACACCAAAAACGCCACACGCCCCCTCGTCCGGCTCGGCAGCCGCCTAATGGCCGCCGGCGGCATACTCGGCTTGGTCTTCATCCTCAACAAAGCCGTCAGCTTCTACGGGCTCCGCTACGGATTCGACTCCCCCATCAACGCAGAACTCTCACGCGCCTGCATCGCAATCGGCATCATCCTCGTCCTCACCGGCGTAACCATCCCCGCCGCAGGACCCCGCCTCGCGGCCCTCTACCGATGGCCGCAACGCCGCCGCGCCTACAGGGAGCTCCACCCCCTCTGGCTCGCGATCTACAACACCACCCCCGCCGTGGTATTCACACCCCCGAGACAGCCGGACAAAAACACCTCACCCGGCCCGATCCAAGCCCACACACTCCTACTGCGCCGCATCATCGAGATCCGCGACGGAGCCCTTGCGCTGCGCCCCTACCTCGACCCACACATCGCGGCAACCGCCGAAACCGAAGCCCGCAACCACGGGCTCACCGGAACCCGCATGCTCGCCACCATCGAGGCCGCCCGGATCGCCGCCGCCATCGAAACCGCGCGCCGTCTCGGCCCAACACCTCCCCCCGAATCCACCCCCGATGCCCTTCCCCTCGCCAACGTTGGAGCGGAAGACCTCGACGCCGACGCCGCCGCGCTGGCGCCCGTTGCCCAGGCCTACGCGCACTCCCCGGTCGTCGCCCGAATCGCCCGCCAGGCCGCAACGGAGGCGACCAGTGCCACGTAG